A region from the Aegilops tauschii subsp. strangulata cultivar AL8/78 chromosome 5, Aet v6.0, whole genome shotgun sequence genome encodes:
- the LOC109778963 gene encoding uncharacterized protein has translation MTYGLPMQVCARGSVNCNGIKLDDVWYVPGVTVNMVAGAQFSNQEISLTLDCSAFSLKRPDGTVVGKGRVKGNLYEVDFLDISSTTAPWYIVSNAAEHMTGNLHLLSNFTPTQPGRQVRTHTGAMLQVRGKGSLSSTQLSIPSVSYVPGLTENIISVTQLTDSGFSVAFSPHGCTITRNRDGKTVGCAYHAGGQLYRLNYLRVADSK, from the exons ATGACGTATG GGCTGCCCATGCAAGTCTGCGCACGGGGATCTGTGAACTGCAACGGGATCAAGCTCGATGACGTATGGTATGTTCCCGGGGTCACGGTGAACATGGTGGCGGGTGCCCAGTTTAGCAATCAGGAAATTTCACTCACTCTGGATTGCAGTGCCTTTTCTCTTAAGCGCCCTGATGGCACAGTAGTTGGCAAAGGACGTGTTAAAGGCAATCTGTATGAAGTAGACTTTCTCGACATCAGTAG TACAACAGCTCCCTGGTACATCGTCTCGAATGCTGCTGAACACATGACCGGCAACCTGCACCTCCTGAGCAACTTCACCCCCACCCAGCCAGGCCGCCAAGTCCGGACACACACCGGTGCGATGCTGCAGGTGCGCGGGAAGGGGTCTCTGAGCTCCACCCAGCTCTCCATTCCCAGCGTCAGCTACGTACCAGGGCTCACGGAGAACATCATCTCAGTGACCCAGCTCACCGACAGCGGCTTCAGTGTCGCGTTCAGTCCCCATGGCTGCACCATCACAAGGAACCGCGATGGGAAGACGGTCGGCTGTGCGTACCATGCCGGTGGCCAGCTCTACCGGCTCAACTACCTCAGGGTTGCTGACAGCAAGTAG
- the LOC109778964 gene encoding prefoldin subunit 3 → MAAATSSSAVAVSTPQGVAERRGIPAASFVEDVETYLRQAGLEVNSALAFLQERLQQYKMVEMKLLAQQRELQAKIPDIEKCLDIVATLKAKKALGEALIADFELSEGIYSRAKIEDSDSVCLWLGANVMLEYSCDEANELLKSNLENARASLEVLVGDLHFLRDQQTITQVTIARIFNWDVHQRRSKQSVMKET, encoded by the exons atggcGGCGGCCACCTCCTCGTCGGCGGTGGCGGTATCTACGCCGCAGGGAGTGGCGGAGCGGCGGGGAATCCCGGCGGCTTCCTTCGTCGAGGATGTCGAGACCTACCTCCGGCAGGCCGGGCTCGAGGTCAACTCCGCCCTCGCCTTCCTCCAAGAAAG GCTGCAGCAGTACAAAATGGTGGAGATGAAACTTTTAGCACAACAAAGAGAACTTCAG GCGAAAATTCCTGATATAGAGAAGTGCTTGGATATTGTTGCGACATTGAAAGCTAAAAAAGCTTTGGGTGAG GCACTCATAGCTGATTTTGAATTATCCGAGGGAATCTATTCGCGTGCTAAAATTGAGGACTCTGACTCAGTGTGCCTATGGTTGGGTGCAAATGTGATGCTGGAATACTCCTGTGACGAG GCCAATGAGCTCTTGAAAAGTAACTTGGAAAATGCGAGGGCCAGTTTGGAAGTCCTTGTTGGCGATCTTCATTTCTTACGGGACCAGCAAACGATAACTCAG GTTACAATTGCTCGGATATTTAACTGGGACGTGCACCAGCGGAGAAGCAAGCAGTCTGTTATGAAAGAAACGTGA